The candidate division KSB1 bacterium region GTAGACCTCGAACAAATTAGGATAGCAAAATTGGGGGTCTTGACACATTAAATTATGAAGGAGCGTCGTTCCACTTCGCCAATGGCCCAAAATAAACAACGGTGGTGCATCCAGTTTAGCCTGTTGAAGCGCTGCACCAAATAGTGTGAGTTCTCTGCGACGATGAAGCGAATTGAACAAGCTTCTGACCGTGAGCATTGCAGCTTTGTGCAAATAGGGCAAGTCGATCCGAAAGTTGTTCTCTTTCAATAACCTTAACCAATCTCCCGCTGTAATCCCAATGATGCTTTCCATAAAATCTCCATTTTTTTATAGAAATAGTTCAGTCATTGGCAGGGCGAAGCTGAAATAGCTCTGCTTTTTTGCGCTTTGGCACTGGACCAGATATCACAATACTAAGTAGAGGCCGCGCCTTCAAATTTTATTGATGAAACCAAGGGGGGGTAAGAAGTTTTCTCGGTCTCTTCTCGTTGGCATCAAATTCGGCTAAATCGCATATCCCCAGGTTTCGAAACTGGTTCGCCAGGCATTAGCAATCTGACTTCTAATCGATTCTGGCAAATCAGGATGCTTGTTCTTTTGATAATCGGCAATCGATTTCAAATATTGTTCTAAAAGCGGTTTTATATTCAAAAAGCCGGGGATGTTCAATTGGGAATAAATCCTCTCAATGGTTCCGATTTTATCAGCCTCTAGCGTTTCAAATTGGACTTCCATGAAATTATTTGGCGGGATGAGCTCACGTTGCTCGAAATAAGCGTGGTACATTTGCTGATACCGCCTGAGAATGCCGGGGATCAAATTAGAATTGTTAGAACGTTGCAGCATGGCATTGGCTAACGCTTTCTGATAAAGTCGCTGAGTGGATTGAAACACCACATAAGGATTGCGGTGAATATGGATAAATTTTGCATCGGGAAACATTTCTAATAATATTTTTATCCGTCCAGTATTGGGAGGAGATTTCAGGAGCAATTGCCGGCCGTAGCGATAGCTGAGCTTTCGCATGAATAGCATGAACGCGGACTTCCACTCATCGATTTCTGATTGATCCACTTGATCAAAATTTAGGTAGCGATCATAAAATAGCTCTCGACGGGGAAAAACCCATGCTAATAGCGGAGATTTCAGGGTCAATACCGCTAAAGCGAACTCTTCCTCTCCAGGACTGAACGGTGTCACTTTCACATCGTCCATGGGACGCGCATGTGAATCGGAATTGGCATAGAGTTTCCTGATTTTAGGTTCGATTGATAAAAATGTATAAGGGTAATTGCATTGAAACACCGCGGGAAAACTAAATTGATGATCGAGCAACATCAAATTTTGCAATAGGGTTGTGCCACTGCGCCAATGGCCTAAAATAAATATGGGGGGATGCTCAATATTCACCTTTGCGATCTCATTCTCATATACGCGTTGCTCCTCTTTGAAGCGTTTTGAGTTTCGAAGGCTTTTATAAGTGATGACAATCGCCTTGAGCCAATACAATGGAACTGGGTCAATCGCAAATTTATTTTGGACGAGCAACTTCCACCAATTTTTAGCGGTAATCCCAATCAAGCTATCCATAGTTTGCTCACAATCATTTTTAATAATAAATCAAATCCGAATTCTTATTGGTCAACGAAGATAACCAGGGGGCATCATAATCGTTTTTATGTATTGCCCATAATAATGAGGTCTGCCCTTGGTTTGAAGCTTATCCACGCTGTGCTCGAAAGGATGAGTCGAATACCCGCTTCTTGCCTTTAATAAGTTGGTAAGCGCTAAAATCAGACTGCCATTTCCCAGAGATGCATAAACCCCCAAATAAGCATGTTTCAAAACTCTGATGAATACTGAAATTTCAATTGGCAATTGCGTCCTTCGACGGCAACAGCTCCAGCGTAACTGGGGAAGCTGGCAATATCAAATAGGGTCCAGCGATTCACGTCATAATGATCGTATCGGGTTTTCAGCAGCTTTGCTGGATGCCCAGGAATCAAGGAAACATCGAATTGGTCTAGGGGAATGGAAAGCCCTTGGCCCTTGGCTTTGATGAACGCCTCCTTTCGGGTCCAGCATAAAAAGAATGCATTTTTTTGCTCGGCGATGGGCAGACTGCGCAGAATCTTCACCTCGTCTGGAGAGAAAAATTGATCGGCGATGTCCAATGCCGAGAAATCTGGTCGAATATATTCGATATCGATCCCTACTTCGCGCTGGAAGGCCACAGCATAAACACAGATGCCACCCGAGTGCGAGAGATTGAAATGCAATTCTCTGCCACCCAACTCCGGGGGCAGTAATGGCTTGCCGTATTTATTGTAATCAAACCGAATTTCATACGGTTTTCTCTGAGTGTAATAGCTCAGGATTTTGCGAAGCACGCCTCGGGCAACGATAAAATGGTTTTTGTCCCGATCGAAATGGTATCGGGCCGCTCGCTGCAATTCATCCCGCGACAAATAAAGTTCCCAAATTTTCTGTTGCGCTGGGGGGACTTCCAATCGCGCACTCCAAATATGAACTTCATCTGGATGAATGGCCAGCGGTTCCGCGACAGTTTTTAAACCACGGCTTTCATTCATGGCTTGAGTTCAAATCAATTTCATCAATATTTTTTTCAAATGCTCGGTCAGGGTTTGAAGCACCTGGCTTTGAGCGGATTGCAAGAAAAAGTGTCCCCCTTCGAAAATGTGCAAAGAAAACCCAGCGGATGTTTGGTGTTGCCAGGCTTGTAAACTTGAAATCGATACATCATGATCTTCGTTCCCCCCAAATGCAATAATTGGAATAGCCAGAGGGGGCTCAGTATCATAATGGTAGGTCTCATTAACCTGGAAATCGGCTCGCAACATTGGGATTAGCAGCGTCATCAGCTCGTCATTTTTGATTACAGCCTCAGGCGTACCGTTTAGTTGGCGCAGTTTAGTCTTGAACGCCTCGTCTGGAAGATTGTAAATCGGATCGTGGCTGCAACCAAGGTGGGGAGCTGTGTGACCAGAGGCGAACAGCGCCTGCGCGGCAGGCAACTTCAAGCGGCGAAACCACCGAGCCAGTTCAAAAGCGATCAGCGCACCCATGCTATGGCCGAAAAAGGCATACGGCTTGTCCAAATAAGGCATGAGCGCATCTCCTAAGGCTTCGACCAATGGCATCATCTCTCGGAACGCCGGCTGCTGTAAGCGAGCCCCTCTCCCGGGTAGTTCGATCGGACAAACCTCGATTGTTTGAGGCAACAGATCGGACCAATTGCGATAGACCATCGCGCTACCACCAGCGTATGGCAGGCAAAACAATCGCAACACCGCCCCAGGATTTGATTTTCGATATGCAAACCAATTTTGATTCAACTGCTATCTCTCACGGCTTCAGTTCGGATTGAAATATTCCTTTAATACAATTTAGACTTTGGTCAAGTGCTTTAATGAAATCCTGATTAGATATGTTCCATTTCAATCCAGGCATAAATGTAATCACAATTTTATCATCCCAGATTTGATAATGCAATCCCAATAACTTGACGTTTGGAAAGCGAATGCCGGGACGGCCGACCACTGGTACTTCGGGATAGATTTCAGGGTGAGAAATCAATACCTCTCTCCCCATCCGTTTTTGCACCTGTAAGAGGCGGAAAATCATTACTCGGAGAAAAAACATGAGGATCAGCCACAATCGGCGTCTTCCTTTTGCTGACATTAGCTGTAACCGCAGCGCATCAGGAATCGGCAAGCATTTTCGCGCCTGGCGCATTGCTTGGAGCTGCGATTGAATGGCGTCATGCAATAAGTTCAGCGCCTCCTTTTGATCGGCAGATGACCGCTCCATGTAGTCCACAAAGCGCGCCATAGCAGCCGTAGTGACATTGGGTGTTACCAGATCCATGCACCGATATCGGGACATGGTCATAAACTGCGTGATCCGAACGGTCCTCCCCACCAACTTTTTCAGAGCCATCAATAGCGCCACCACAAATAAAGGAATAGGTTGATAGCCAAGTTGTTCTAAAGTGCGTTTGCCGAAGCCATGGATTTCATAGGTCGCTTGCTGACCATCGAGAATTTGATTGAACTCCCGCTCCGCTTGGTTTAGCCATTGCGGTTCGAGGTCCCATCGCAACGAGACTGCAGCTGGTAAGGGATGGGCCATTTGGCTATTGGATTGTGTAATAGGACAATTACTGGCCCGACGTTGCAGCTCGGCTGCAGCGCGCATCATTGGATTTCCATCTAAGTAGGTACTAAAATTGCAGATCACCGCAGCCCTCGAATTACCGAAAACCACAATCTGCAAACTTGCATGGAACCAACGATTGGCATTGTTGCCCACATGAGCGATCCGGGCAGACTCGGCATCATCCCGTGGGCTGTGATCCAGATCCAGACATAGCGTGAAAAAGCTATGCCGCATGATCTCCAGTGATTCATGGTTAGTTGGTCGCTGCTGAAGCTGTTGAAAAATTCGAAGCTGAGTCCCATGAGAAGCCACGGTCAATATGCCCGGCGAGGAAATTGGATTCTTTGCTTGCTCTCCTTTGGCTCGTAAACAGAGTTCCTCCAGCGCCGAAACGAGCTGCTGAAATGTTAAAGGCTCGCTGGGGTCTCCGATATCAAACCGATAAAACCTCCCAGCAAGGATCACGATGATGTACGAACGCTGCTTGCTCTTAAAAATTCGAGCGCGCTTGCCCTCGACAATGAGACAAGTGGAGAACAAATTGGGATATTGTCCCATCTCCAAGATTTGATCTTTGAATCGATCCGGGGGAAGCTCCCCCGTCATTAGATCGCGATAAAGACTCCGAGCAGCAAAGATCAATGTAGCGGCCCGCTGGATGGGACTGATCGGTCTGGGATCATCCTTCAATGCTAAAGATGCCGAAATGACCGGACTAAACAATCCGCCGCCTCGAAGGTCAGCGTAGCGCAGCAGGGTTTCCAGTTGCTCTGGAAGTTCGCGCAAGAACTGCCTAAATCTAATGAGAGCCATGGAGTGTTTCATGACCCATTTTGCTATGGGTCCCGCCTCGGATCCCAGCTCATCCAGAAAAGCCTCAATATCGTCATCGCCAGGCAATGGCACAAGTGGTGGTTTTGGATATGCGGGCAATTGTTCATAAATCGCTCGCGTTCGTTCATTTGCTTCCATGGGTGTTTTTCCCATCACCGGTAATTGTTTTGCCCCAATTCGCTTCAATAATGATTTGTTTGATCCGCTCCAGACTGTCGGCAAGCACGGCGATCAACTCGGCGTTGGGAACCCGCCAGGTGAGCGATGGCATCATGGTGATTACGATTTTTTGATCATAGATCTGATAGTGCAGACCAAAATATTTAACGTAAGGCAATCGAATGCCCGGCCGACCGACCACTGGAATTTCTGGGTAGATCTCCGGGTGAGAGACCAAAATCTCTCGACCTTCTGATTTTAATCGTCCCAAACGTTTCAAAATAAAATTCATCAGGATCACGACAAAGATAACCAATCCACGCTTCAGCCCACGGCTTCTTCGAATATATAGCGCCAACAGATCATCGAGTGAATTATAGCGCCGTGCCAGCCGACACACTTGTGATTGAGAGTCAATCGCCTGTTGCAAAAACGCCATTGCTTGCTGCGGATCAAATTGGGGTTGCATTACGTAATCGACAAATCGTTCCACAAGTGGCGTTGTCACCACCGTGGTCACCAAATCCATGCAACGATATTTTGACATGGAAAGAAATTGGGTGATCTTGGCATGATGACCGATAAAATGCCGGGCAGTCAGTTGCAGCGCCAGGATAAAGGCTGGCACAGCCGATACATTGTATGTTTTGAAAAAATTCCGACCAATAGTATCGATCTCAAAGGTTGCCTGCTGCTGATCCATGATCGGTCGCAGATCTCGTTGCGCTTGCATCAGAGCCATTGGCGGCACCTGCCATTTTAACTCTCGAGCTGGTTTGATTTCTACGCTCTGGATGGACAAATGATTACTCACTGGCCAATTGCCCGCTCGGCGTTGGATCTCAGCTGCTGCCCGCATCATGGTATTCCCGTCCAGATAAGTGGTGAAATTGCAGATTGCACACGCGCGGGCATTGCCATAAACCACCAGTTGAAGACTGGAATGAAACCAGCGATTCTCATAGTTGGTGCAGTGCGTCAAATATGCAGCTTCGGCGTAAGACTCAGGTTTGCTGTCCAGTTCCAGACACAGCGTGACAAAACTGTGTTTGATTTTCTCCAGTGACTCTGCATTGACTTTAATTTTTTGCAGCCGATAAAACGTTCGAATTTGTCGAGAGTTCGATGTTGCCGTAAGCAGCGCAGGACTCGGCTGATCAATCGGAAGTCGCTTTTGCCTCGCTCGCTGCACGATGTCGGTCAGTGCCAAAACGAGCTGCCCTAATTCTGGCATTTGTTCTGAGTTGCCGATCTCTAATTCGTAGAAGCGGCGAGCGACTATCACGATAATGCGGCTGATATTAGTGCTCTTGAAAACCCGCGCAGCCTTGCCCTCAATCGTCAAACAGGTTGAAAATAAATTGGGATATTGTCCCATCTCCAAAACCTGTCCTTGAACCGTATCTGGCTGCAATTTGCCATTCACGAGGTCATGATATAGGCTGCGGGTGCCTAATAGCAGCGTTGCAGCTCGTTGTAACGGATCCGTGATGCGAGGATCATCGGTCATCGCCAAGGTGGCCGAGATCAGCGGCGTATACAAGCCTGGGAGCCGCAAATTTGTATGGCGATAGATATTTTCAAATTGCTGGGGTAACTGCTGGTAGAATCGACGAAATCCAGACACAGAAAGCGCAATATTGAGCACTTTCCGCGCCAAAGCATCGGTGTTTAATCCAGGCAGATGCAGCTCCTCTATTGGAGGAAGCGAAATGAGTGGTGGCTTTTGATAGCCTCCCACCTGCTCATAAACCTCTCGCGTCCGTTCTTGATCTTGACTTGTCGTTCCCATTGATCCCCTTATTCTTGTATCATTTTTTAACCATTAAAACATCTCCCTTAGCCCAATTGAGCAAGGCGAAAGTTCAACAGCCCCAACTCCCAAATTCTTTTCCTCAGGTTCTGCCGCAGATGACAAGACTCCATCCTTCGCCCATCTTGCCATCCACGGGGAACTGACTTTCGAGCTTAATAAGCACTATCCTCCATCCTATAGACAGCAATCATTAACATTGATGCAGCTACAACCGCGTTTATTGCGGCAGGCTCAATTCTGCTGCGCCTTGGTTTTCTGAGCCATTTCTTCCATTTTTTTTCTCAGGCTCAGCGGCCGCATATCGGTCCATACTTCTTTGATGTACTCCAGACACTCGGCTTTTTTGCCGACTTTTCCAACATCCCGCCAGCCCAATGGATTCTCGCGGTCTGCTGGCCAAATCGAATATTGTTCTTCATGATTTACAACCACCTTGTAGATCGTGGTATCTTCTTTGTCTTCCCAACCCATAGTTACTCCTTTCGTTCAAATTAAATGATCTCGTTCAATTAGTATTGAGTTCATCATCAACAGATTCATTCATTTTCATTGTTATGAACGGTTCGGTTCAACAGTTGATTTGCAAGCGCTCGGCACCTCGAATTTCAGAACATCGCGGCAGAACGCTTCCCATTCTGGAGTAATCTCATCAAAAATGATGTTTTGATCATCGCAAATGCCATCAGTGACCACCAGATTATCGTGAAGATAAAGATAATCTTTATCAGTTAATTGACGAGGCACTTGCTCAACCTTGCCATTTTCAGTTTTTGCCTCTTTTCTCGCGTTCTCGCTTTTCTCCTTCCATTTTGGATACTGACGAAATTTAGCGAGACAATAGGCCTTGCAATAATAAGACATCAGCGATGCTCCTATTCATATTATTTTATTTCGATTCTGATCTACTCTTCTCAAAGCAATTATCAGTTTGCCACCTTGATCAAATCGATTGGTTAAAACAACTTCGGAAATTGCCTTTCACCATCGCGGGTGCTGGTTCAAAATTAATTAATCCGATGAACAAGCTCCTCACATCACTATTCACATCCTCCTCGATCATCGTTCTTAAGCCAGATCGGCTGTGGCGATGTTTTTCTGAGTGTTCAAAATAGGTTTGATTTCCTGTTCGTGAGCGAGAAAGTCCCTAAATTGTTTGTTTAGAGCGACAAGCATAGTTAAACTTGCCATGATGGCGCCACACGAGGCATAAATAAGGGGTATATTCTTATTCAACAGATCACCGATATAACCACCGAGGCCCATACCGATGGGCATAAGGCTCCCCATTAACGTGGTGAGCAGCGCCATCACGCGGCCCCGGATTTCAGTTGGTGTGGTGAGCTGCAGCACCACAGAGATGTTGACCGCAACGTAGCCGCCCATAAATCCACCGAAAAATGCTAAACCCAGCGCTATTGTTGGGACTCTCACCAGGCCGAGAAGGCCATATCCCAATGACATGAGAATAATGAATAGGATCATCATATTTCCCTTGGCCTTTGGCTGAATTTTAATCAGCCCCGCGAAAGCAAATCCAAAAAGAGCACCAATGCCAGTCATTCCTAAAAAGAATCCATACCACTGCGCCCCTATCTTCAGATAATCCTCCACGTAAAACGGCAGTAAGGGCAGGATTGGCGTGGTAAATAAATTGGTGATGGCTGATATATAAATCATTGTCCGTAACCCGCGGTTATGCCAGACAAATTTTAGCCCCTCAATCAAATCATTTTTAAATTCGACCAGATTCTCTTTTAAATT contains the following coding sequences:
- a CDS encoding sulfotransferase, coding for MDSLIGITAKNWWKLLVQNKFAIDPVPLYWLKAIVITYKSLRNSKRFKEEQRVYENEIAKVNIEHPPIFILGHWRSGTTLLQNLMLLDHQFSFPAVFQCNYPYTFLSIEPKIRKLYANSDSHARPMDDVKVTPFSPGEEEFALAVLTLKSPLLAWVFPRRELFYDRYLNFDQVDQSEIDEWKSAFMLFMRKLSYRYGRQLLLKSPPNTGRIKILLEMFPDAKFIHIHRNPYVVFQSTQRLYQKALANAMLQRSNNSNLIPGILRRYQQMYHAYFEQRELIPPNNFMEVQFETLEADKIGTIERIYSQLNIPGFLNIKPLLEQYLKSIADYQKNKHPDLPESIRSQIANAWRTSFETWGYAI
- a CDS encoding 4'-phosphopantetheinyl transferase superfamily protein, whose translation is MNESRGLKTVAEPLAIHPDEVHIWSARLEVPPAQQKIWELYLSRDELQRAARYHFDRDKNHFIVARGVLRKILSYYTQRKPYEIRFDYNKYGKPLLPPELGGRELHFNLSHSGGICVYAVAFQREVGIDIEYIRPDFSALDIADQFFSPDEVKILRSLPIAEQKNAFFLCWTRKEAFIKAKGQGLSIPLDQFDVSLIPGHPAKLLKTRYDHYDVNRWTLFDIASFPSYAGAVAVEGRNCQLKFQYSSEF
- a CDS encoding MFS transporter, with the translated sequence MNQPTKLFNQNFFLLWQGQFISRLGVNMYGVAMALFLKHTTGSATLMGLMWMFSGLPIIILGPFAGIVADRFSRRKILIISDVINAIAVSSFSLYLFKLEQKSDFAIIGLFAIGIILGITGAFFNPAVTAAIPDIVPRSKIAAANSMGQISMQVTAFMGQALGSMMYAITGAPAVCLINGLGYAYGGISKMFIHIPQALPSRKSNLKENLVEFKNDLIEGLKFVWHNRGLRTMIYISAITNLFTTPILPLLPFYVEDYLKIGAQWYGFFLGMTGIGALFGFAFAGLIKIQPKAKGNMMILFIILMSLGYGLLGLVRVPTIALGLAFFGGFMGGYVAVNISVVLQLTTPTEIRGRVMALLTTLMGSLMPIGMGLGGYIGDLLNKNIPLIYASCGAIMASLTMLVALNKQFRDFLAHEQEIKPILNTQKNIATADLA
- a CDS encoding choline/carnitine O-acyltransferase; the protein is MEANERTRAIYEQLPAYPKPPLVPLPGDDDIEAFLDELGSEAGPIAKWVMKHSMALIRFRQFLRELPEQLETLLRYADLRGGGLFSPVISASLALKDDPRPISPIQRAATLIFAARSLYRDLMTGELPPDRFKDQILEMGQYPNLFSTCLIVEGKRARIFKSKQRSYIIVILAGRFYRFDIGDPSEPLTFQQLVSALEELCLRAKGEQAKNPISSPGILTVASHGTQLRIFQQLQQRPTNHESLEIMRHSFFTLCLDLDHSPRDDAESARIAHVGNNANRWFHASLQIVVFGNSRAAVICNFSTYLDGNPMMRAAAELQRRASNCPITQSNSQMAHPLPAAVSLRWDLEPQWLNQAEREFNQILDGQQATYEIHGFGKRTLEQLGYQPIPLFVVALLMALKKLVGRTVRITQFMTMSRYRCMDLVTPNVTTAAMARFVDYMERSSADQKEALNLLHDAIQSQLQAMRQARKCLPIPDALRLQLMSAKGRRRLWLILMFFLRVMIFRLLQVQKRMGREVLISHPEIYPEVPVVGRPGIRFPNVKLLGLHYQIWDDKIVITFMPGLKWNISNQDFIKALDQSLNCIKGIFQSELKP
- a CDS encoding choline/carnitine O-acyltransferase, with product MGTTSQDQERTREVYEQVGGYQKPPLISLPPIEELHLPGLNTDALARKVLNIALSVSGFRRFYQQLPQQFENIYRHTNLRLPGLYTPLISATLAMTDDPRITDPLQRAATLLLGTRSLYHDLVNGKLQPDTVQGQVLEMGQYPNLFSTCLTIEGKAARVFKSTNISRIIVIVARRFYELEIGNSEQMPELGQLVLALTDIVQRARQKRLPIDQPSPALLTATSNSRQIRTFYRLQKIKVNAESLEKIKHSFVTLCLELDSKPESYAEAAYLTHCTNYENRWFHSSLQLVVYGNARACAICNFTTYLDGNTMMRAAAEIQRRAGNWPVSNHLSIQSVEIKPARELKWQVPPMALMQAQRDLRPIMDQQQATFEIDTIGRNFFKTYNVSAVPAFILALQLTARHFIGHHAKITQFLSMSKYRCMDLVTTVVTTPLVERFVDYVMQPQFDPQQAMAFLQQAIDSQSQVCRLARRYNSLDDLLALYIRRSRGLKRGLVIFVVILMNFILKRLGRLKSEGREILVSHPEIYPEIPVVGRPGIRLPYVKYFGLHYQIYDQKIVITMMPSLTWRVPNAELIAVLADSLERIKQIIIEANWGKTITGDGKNTHGSK
- a CDS encoding MbtH family protein gives rise to the protein MGWEDKEDTTIYKVVVNHEEQYSIWPADRENPLGWRDVGKVGKKAECLEYIKEVWTDMRPLSLRKKMEEMAQKTKAQQN
- a CDS encoding thioesterase II family protein; translated protein: MNQNWFAYRKSNPGAVLRLFCLPYAGGSAMVYRNWSDLLPQTIEVCPIELPGRGARLQQPAFREMMPLVEALGDALMPYLDKPYAFFGHSMGALIAFELARWFRRLKLPAAQALFASGHTAPHLGCSHDPIYNLPDEAFKTKLRQLNGTPEAVIKNDELMTLLIPMLRADFQVNETYHYDTEPPLAIPIIAFGGNEDHDVSISSLQAWQHQTSAGFSLHIFEGGHFFLQSAQSQVLQTLTEHLKKILMKLI